In a genomic window of Gossypium arboreum isolate Shixiya-1 chromosome 7, ASM2569848v2, whole genome shotgun sequence:
- the LOC128295425 gene encoding uncharacterized protein LOC128295425: protein MGIRAALERKIKVLEVYGDFALVIYQLKGEWETRDPMLIDYRKLVLELVKEFDGITFRYLLRDENQMADALATLASMIKANKQEDVKPIRMSIYETPAYCYNIEEDKEKDDHLWYHDILQYVRNREYPD, encoded by the coding sequence ATGGGAATCCGTGCAGCCCTAGAAcgcaagattaaagtgctagaggtgtaTGGAGATTTTGcgttagtgatttatcaactcaagggagaatgggaGACCAGAGATCCCATGTTGATCGATTATCGAAAATTGGTCCttgaattggttaaagagttcgATGGCATTACCTTTCGCTACCTTCTACgggacgaaaatcagatggccgaTGCTTTGGCCACCTTAGCTTCCATGATCAAGGcgaacaaacaagaagatgtcaaacccatccggatgagcatttatgaaactCCGGCTTATTGTTACAATATTGAAGAAGACaaagaaaaagatgatcacctttggtatcacgatatattgcaaTACGTGAGGAATCGTGAGTACCCGGACTAG